A region from the Parabacteroides sp. FAFU027 genome encodes:
- a CDS encoding SRPBCC family protein, with protein sequence MEHNSVALHRVLKTTPEKIYRAFTDPLALASWIPPYGFLCIVHSMDVKVAGQFRMSFVNFSTGNGHSFGGTYQELIQNEFIMYTDQFDDPNLPGEMVTSITLKEVICGTELHIIQTNIPAVIPVEMCYLGWQESLEKLKNLVEPDIPDA encoded by the coding sequence ATGGAACATAACAGTGTTGCACTTCACAGAGTGCTAAAAACAACTCCCGAAAAGATTTATCGTGCTTTTACAGATCCTCTTGCGCTCGCATCGTGGATACCTCCGTATGGTTTTTTATGTATAGTCCATAGTATGGATGTAAAGGTTGCCGGACAATTCAGGATGTCTTTTGTGAATTTTTCGACGGGAAACGGACACTCCTTTGGTGGTACTTATCAGGAATTGATTCAGAATGAATTTATAATGTACACGGATCAGTTTGATGATCCTAATTTGCCGGGAGAAATGGTAACATCCATCACGCTGAAAGAGGTGATCTGTGGTACAGAATTACATATCATTCAAACGAATATTCCGGCTGTCATTCCAGTTGAAATGTGCTATCTCGGATGGCAAGAGTCTCTGGAAAAACTGAAGAATCTGGTAGAACCGGATATCCCGGACGCTTGA
- a CDS encoding nitroreductase family protein, with protein MAKDFYAAVADRRTFYGIGKEIKVSDEKIEEVVAHAVKHTPSAFNSQSARVVLLLKSEHDKLWNITMEALRKIVPPEKFTPTEEKINSFKSGYGTVLYFENSSVVETFQKKFPLYAHNFAIWSQQSNGMLQFVIWSGLELEGLGASLQHYNELIEEEVKKEWSLPADWKLTAQMPFGAPTFQPGEKQFNPLSERLFVYK; from the coding sequence ATGGCAAAAGATTTTTATGCAGCTGTAGCTGACAGACGCACATTCTATGGAATAGGAAAAGAAATAAAAGTTTCGGATGAGAAAATAGAAGAGGTGGTTGCTCATGCAGTAAAACACACTCCGTCAGCGTTTAACTCACAGAGTGCAAGGGTAGTGCTTTTATTAAAGTCCGAACACGACAAATTGTGGAACATCACGATGGAAGCATTGCGAAAAATTGTTCCACCTGAAAAGTTTACTCCGACAGAGGAAAAGATCAATTCTTTTAAAAGCGGTTATGGGACTGTTTTGTACTTTGAAAACAGCAGCGTGGTTGAGACTTTTCAAAAAAAATTCCCTCTTTACGCGCATAACTTTGCGATTTGGTCTCAGCAATCTAACGGGATGTTACAATTCGTGATCTGGAGCGGACTTGAATTGGAGGGACTCGGTGCTTCATTGCAGCACTACAATGAACTGATCGAAGAGGAAGTAAAAAAAGAATGGTCATTACCTGCTGACTGGAAATTGACGGCCCAAATGCCGTTCGGGGCTCCTACGTTCCAACCTGGGGAGAAACAATTCAACCCGCTTTCTGAGCGACTATTTGTTTACAAATAA
- a CDS encoding TolC family protein yields the protein MKRLIFILSATLGLTTMQAQEISLDSCQSWARQNHPLLKQSGVIDEISSLKQKSIESGNLPQIDLTGRATYQSDVTKLMTSNPNFNLRDLSKDQYKLYIDIKQKLYDGGISKSRKTMEEVDRKISQQQKEADLYKIRETVNLLFFQSLTLQENKNILKLKKQMLDERIAVVASAVKNGMELLNDLDNLKSEQLLTDQQLTEIEAGQQTSADLLSIITGKSISATSKYSMPVVADDNKKITRPELKLFSLQKEKLDSNKKLLDDSRKPYAFAFGQVGYGRPGLNMLNDGFDDWYMVGLGVSWNIWDGRKSKHDRAIIQKQKGLIDIQQENFERSINLSATQERNNVGKMTRLIESDRQIVALKEQIAKRSASALDNGTLTSADYIRDLNASLQSKISLEIHKIQKIQALINLNTILGN from the coding sequence ATGAAGCGACTAATATTCATTTTATCCGCAACATTAGGATTAACAACAATGCAGGCTCAGGAAATCTCACTGGACAGTTGCCAGAGTTGGGCCAGGCAAAACCATCCCCTGCTGAAACAATCCGGTGTTATTGACGAAATATCGTCGTTAAAGCAAAAAAGCATCGAATCCGGGAATCTACCACAAATAGACCTTACAGGCAGAGCTACCTACCAATCCGATGTTACCAAGCTTATGACTTCAAATCCCAACTTCAACCTCAGGGATTTGTCGAAAGATCAATATAAACTCTATATCGACATCAAACAGAAGCTGTACGATGGTGGCATCTCCAAAAGTCGCAAGACAATGGAAGAGGTTGACCGAAAGATTTCTCAACAACAAAAAGAAGCAGACCTGTATAAAATCAGGGAAACGGTAAATCTGCTTTTCTTCCAGTCCCTGACCCTTCAGGAAAACAAAAACATTCTGAAGCTAAAAAAGCAGATGCTGGACGAACGAATTGCAGTGGTCGCTTCGGCAGTGAAAAACGGCATGGAGCTACTCAATGATTTAGACAACCTGAAGTCTGAGCAACTCCTGACCGACCAGCAATTGACCGAAATCGAAGCCGGACAACAAACCTCAGCTGATTTGCTAAGTATTATCACCGGCAAGAGTATTTCGGCTACAAGTAAATATTCAATGCCTGTAGTTGCTGACGATAACAAAAAGATCACACGTCCGGAGTTAAAGCTATTCTCTCTGCAAAAAGAGAAACTGGATAGTAATAAAAAGCTGCTCGATGATAGTCGAAAGCCTTACGCGTTCGCTTTTGGGCAAGTCGGCTACGGACGGCCCGGATTGAATATGCTGAATGACGGTTTTGACGATTGGTATATGGTAGGACTGGGTGTTTCCTGGAATATCTGGGACGGACGGAAATCTAAACATGACCGTGCTATCATTCAAAAGCAAAAAGGGCTGATTGATATTCAGCAGGAGAATTTTGAACGAAGCATCAATCTATCTGCCACTCAAGAGCGTAACAATGTCGGAAAAATGACTAGACTGATTGAAAGCGACCGGCAAATCGTTGCCCTGAAAGAGCAAATTGCCAAACGCTCGGCATCTGCTTTGGATAACGGCACGCTAACATCGGCCGACTATATCCGCGATCTTAACGCTTCTCTGCAAAGCAAAATATCTCTCGAAATTCATAAGATTCAGAAAATACAGGCATTAATCAATCTGAATACAATTCTTGGAAACTGA
- a CDS encoding carboxymuconolactone decarboxylase family protein: MNPMEVFQKEAPEVAEAFNGLIEALKSTSGLDARTKQLVYIGIKAAMGDTTAVYYHVAMAKQLGATRDEIKDTILITLSVCGLKGVASCLPVALEVYDKAE; this comes from the coding sequence ATGAATCCAATGGAAGTTTTTCAGAAAGAAGCGCCGGAAGTGGCGGAAGCGTTTAACGGGCTGATAGAGGCTTTAAAATCAACATCAGGGCTGGACGCCAGGACAAAACAACTCGTCTATATCGGGATAAAAGCAGCCATGGGCGATACTACAGCCGTATATTATCATGTGGCTATGGCAAAGCAATTGGGTGCTACCCGCGATGAAATCAAGGATACTATTCTGATTACTTTATCAGTTTGCGGACTGAAAGGTGTTGCAAGTTGTTTACCCGTTGCTCTTGAGGTTTATGATAAAGCGGAATAG
- a CDS encoding pirin family protein gives MANYILHKANSRGHANHGWLDTYHTFSFAGYYDPERIHFGALRVINDDYIAPGMGFGTHPHDNMEIITIPLEGDLEHRDSMGNTSVIYHGDVQVMSAGTGIQHSEYNANRSEGLKLFQIWVFPNKKNVIPRYQQISLNVADRRNKLQQILSPNTEDEGVWIHQNAWFHLGEFDKDFALEYQIKAKGNGVYALVVKGTIEIDGKVLERRDGLGIYDTAQISIKALSQDAEILLMEVPMKL, from the coding sequence ATGGCAAATTACATCTTACATAAGGCCAATTCCCGTGGGCATGCTAACCACGGATGGCTCGATACTTATCACACCTTCAGTTTTGCAGGGTATTATGATCCCGAACGAATCCATTTTGGTGCATTAAGGGTGATTAATGATGACTATATTGCACCGGGAATGGGGTTTGGAACGCACCCGCATGATAATATGGAGATCATTACCATTCCGTTGGAAGGTGATTTGGAACACAGGGACAGCATGGGGAATACCTCCGTTATTTACCATGGAGATGTACAGGTAATGAGTGCCGGAACGGGTATTCAACATAGCGAATACAATGCTAACCGTTCAGAAGGGTTGAAGTTGTTTCAGATTTGGGTATTTCCCAATAAAAAGAATGTGATTCCGCGTTACCAGCAAATTAGTCTCAATGTGGCGGATCGCCGGAATAAGCTCCAACAGATTCTTTCTCCGAATACGGAAGATGAAGGTGTGTGGATTCACCAGAATGCGTGGTTTCATTTGGGTGAGTTCGATAAAGACTTTGCTTTGGAATACCAGATAAAAGCAAAAGGAAATGGGGTTTATGCTCTTGTAGTTAAGGGGACCATCGAGATTGATGGAAAAGTGCTTGAAAGACGTGATGGGCTTGGAATTTACGATACAGCTCAGATTTCAATTAAAGCCCTTTCTCAGGATGCGGAAATTCTGCTGATGGAAGTTCCAATGAAGCTTTGA
- a CDS encoding ABC transporter ATP-binding protein, whose product MIHINNLHKSYGETVALKDITLQVNEGELFGLIGPDGAGKTTLMRILMSLMLPDGGIARLDGLDVCKDYKQVRQITGYMPGRFSLYLDLSVEENLEFFATVFDTTIEENYDLINDIYCQIEPFKKRRAGKLSGGMKQKLALSCALIHKPKVLILDEPTTGVDAVSRKEFWEMLMRLKKQGITILVSTPYMDEASLCDRIALIQEGHIFTVDTPEKIAAGFHEDIWAIKSPVLYETSKKLQNLPNMISVNSFGQELHLVTPKGLYSESSISDFLKDAGEVGFEINTTKASIEDVFILFMNGTSPPDNYRVLPKEGLTDAGL is encoded by the coding sequence ATGATACACATTAATAACTTACATAAATCCTACGGCGAAACCGTCGCACTAAAGGACATCACCCTGCAAGTCAATGAAGGAGAACTCTTCGGGCTTATCGGGCCGGATGGTGCCGGAAAAACTACGCTGATGCGCATTCTGATGTCGCTCATGCTTCCGGATGGGGGTATTGCTCGTTTGGACGGATTGGACGTATGCAAAGACTACAAACAGGTACGCCAGATTACAGGGTATATGCCCGGGCGCTTCTCGCTTTATCTCGATTTGAGTGTAGAAGAGAATCTCGAGTTCTTTGCGACTGTATTCGATACTACGATTGAAGAAAATTACGATTTGATCAATGATATCTATTGCCAGATCGAGCCATTTAAAAAGCGTCGGGCAGGGAAACTTTCGGGTGGAATGAAGCAAAAACTGGCACTCTCCTGTGCATTGATTCACAAACCCAAAGTACTGATATTGGATGAACCGACCACCGGAGTAGATGCCGTTTCCCGTAAAGAGTTCTGGGAAATGCTGATGAGGCTAAAGAAGCAGGGGATTACAATTCTAGTATCTACCCCCTATATGGACGAAGCGTCACTCTGCGACCGGATTGCATTGATCCAGGAAGGTCATATCTTTACGGTAGATACTCCGGAAAAGATTGCTGCCGGTTTTCATGAAGATATTTGGGCTATTAAATCTCCGGTTCTGTATGAAACGTCTAAAAAGCTCCAGAATTTGCCCAATATGATTTCTGTAAATAGCTTCGGGCAGGAATTGCATCTGGTCACACCCAAAGGGCTCTATTCAGAGTCGTCTATTTCGGACTTTTTGAAGGATGCTGGTGAAGTTGGATTTGAAATCAATACAACGAAAGCATCCATTGAAGATGTTTTCATACTGTTTATGAATGGGACCTCCCCTCCCGATAACTATCGGGTCCTTCCGAAGGAGGGGCTTACTGACGCAGGTCTTTGA
- a CDS encoding ABC transporter permease translates to MNLEYFIAKKIHFGTEGEKRVSPPAVRIATIGVALGLMVMILSVAIVIGFKQEIRNKVIGFGSHVQITHLDSNNSYEMQPINVSQRLLNDVKHTNGVMHVQEFATKPGIIKLENDFQGVVLKGISKDYDWNFFKSNLVEGEVLKFDSDATSNDIMISKTLANKLRLKVGDSFLTYFVENNVRVRKFHVKGIYQTNFTEYDKAFILADLRHIQKLNGWDPEQAGGLEVLVNDYNQLAPIADELGQKLTNREDIYHNNLYVRSIKEINPQVFSWLDLLDMNVWIILILMISVAGFTMISGLLIIILERTNMIGIMKAMGANDLSIRKIFLYVSFFLVGKGMIWGNVIGLGICILQQQFHFLKLDPEVYYLTSVPIELNWGILLLLNLGAMIVSMLMLVGPSYLIAKIRPAQSIRFE, encoded by the coding sequence ATGAATCTGGAATATTTTATAGCGAAAAAGATACATTTCGGCACTGAGGGGGAGAAGCGGGTTTCTCCCCCTGCTGTTCGTATAGCTACCATCGGTGTGGCATTGGGACTTATGGTAATGATATTATCAGTCGCTATTGTAATCGGATTCAAACAAGAGATTCGCAACAAGGTAATCGGATTTGGCTCTCACGTGCAGATCACCCATCTGGACAGCAATAACTCTTACGAAATGCAACCCATTAACGTAAGTCAGCGATTGTTGAATGATGTAAAGCACACCAATGGAGTAATGCATGTGCAGGAATTCGCGACCAAACCGGGTATTATCAAGTTGGAAAATGATTTTCAGGGCGTTGTATTGAAAGGCATTTCAAAAGACTACGACTGGAACTTTTTCAAATCCAACCTGGTGGAAGGCGAGGTTCTCAAATTTGACAGTGATGCAACTTCAAACGATATAATGATCTCCAAAACACTGGCTAATAAACTCAGGCTGAAAGTTGGAGATAGCTTCCTAACTTATTTTGTAGAAAACAATGTACGTGTTCGTAAATTTCACGTTAAAGGCATTTATCAAACCAACTTCACCGAATACGATAAAGCATTCATTCTTGCAGACTTACGTCATATTCAAAAGCTAAACGGTTGGGACCCGGAACAAGCCGGAGGTCTGGAAGTATTGGTTAACGACTACAATCAACTTGCTCCTATTGCCGATGAGCTAGGTCAAAAACTTACTAACCGCGAAGACATTTACCACAACAATCTTTACGTTCGCTCCATCAAGGAAATCAATCCACAGGTATTTAGCTGGCTCGACTTGCTGGATATGAACGTCTGGATTATCCTGATCCTGATGATATCTGTGGCCGGATTTACAATGATTTCAGGGCTGTTGATCATTATTCTGGAACGGACCAATATGATTGGCATCATGAAAGCAATGGGAGCCAATGACCTGAGCATTCGCAAGATTTTCCTTTATGTGTCTTTTTTTCTGGTTGGGAAAGGGATGATTTGGGGAAATGTAATCGGCCTAGGCATTTGCATCCTTCAGCAACAATTCCACTTCCTCAAACTCGACCCTGAGGTCTATTATCTGACTTCAGTACCTATTGAACTAAACTGGGGAATACTGCTACTATTAAATCTCGGAGCTATGATTGTATCCATGCTGATGTTGGTAGGTCCCTCCTATTTGATCGCCAAAATCCGCCCGGCCCAGTCTATCCGATTCGAGTAA
- a CDS encoding ABC transporter permease, whose translation MKILFYILQKEFTQIFRNKSMLPIIFAMPMVQMLILVFAATFEIKQLDISVVDNDHSPASRQLIHQVMGNKLFHVDYFPTSAKEAELLIQATKTDLALVIPKDFDKKLTLHEGADVQILVDAINGNAAQLGSAYLSNIITDFAHQIRVKEAVVSQMQPTTINVTPSFWYNAELNYKFYMAPGILVILITIVGMLLGSMNLVREKELGTIEQINVTPIKKWQFIAGKLLPFLVIGLFDLAFGLTLAKLVFSIPIRGSLPLLFFLASIYLVLVLSAGLFISTISETQQQATFSVYFFMMVFLLMSGLFTPVESMPLWAQRLDYINPLYYFVKIMRGVILKGAGLADVFREFAALVVYASIMFSLAIMRYRKTS comes from the coding sequence ATGAAAATCCTCTTTTACATCCTTCAAAAGGAATTTACCCAGATATTCCGCAACAAGAGTATGCTGCCGATCATCTTTGCCATGCCGATGGTGCAGATGCTGATACTGGTGTTTGCCGCCACCTTTGAGATCAAGCAGTTGGATATATCAGTGGTAGATAACGACCACTCTCCTGCTTCGCGTCAACTGATTCATCAGGTGATGGGAAATAAACTCTTTCATGTGGATTATTTCCCCACCTCAGCCAAAGAAGCCGAACTTCTGATTCAAGCGACCAAGACTGATCTGGCATTAGTAATCCCGAAAGACTTCGACAAGAAGCTTACCCTGCACGAAGGAGCCGATGTGCAGATACTCGTAGATGCTATTAATGGTAATGCGGCACAGTTGGGCTCGGCCTACCTCTCCAACATCATTACCGATTTTGCCCATCAGATACGGGTAAAAGAGGCGGTGGTGAGCCAGATGCAACCGACGACGATCAATGTCACCCCCTCCTTCTGGTACAATGCGGAGCTGAATTACAAATTCTACATGGCGCCGGGGATTCTCGTGATCCTGATCACCATTGTGGGGATGTTGCTGGGAAGTATGAATCTGGTGCGGGAGAAGGAACTGGGAACGATTGAGCAAATCAACGTTACTCCGATCAAAAAATGGCAGTTCATTGCGGGAAAATTGCTCCCCTTTCTGGTCATTGGACTCTTTGATCTTGCTTTTGGTCTGACGTTGGCCAAACTGGTCTTTAGCATTCCCATCCGGGGAAGCCTGCCACTGCTCTTTTTCCTCGCCTCTATCTATCTGGTGCTGGTATTGTCGGCCGGACTCTTTATCTCGACCATCAGCGAGACGCAGCAACAGGCGACCTTCTCGGTCTATTTCTTTATGATGGTCTTCCTCCTGATGAGTGGGCTCTTCACTCCGGTGGAGAGTATGCCGCTGTGGGCGCAACGGCTCGATTACATCAATCCGCTCTACTATTTTGTCAAAATCATGCGGGGGGTGATTCTCAAAGGCGCCGGTTTGGCCGATGTTTTCCGCGAGTTTGCGGCGTTGGTGGTGTATGCTTCCATTATGTTTTCGCTTGCGATTATGCGGTACCGGAAGACGTCCTGA
- a CDS encoding HlyD family secretion protein: MKKLLILPLLVLAACSGKKDLPDAYGNFETDEITISSENGGKIVDLRIHEGSDIKAGDIIAITDTVNLNLQRQQLLAQTQSVEAQLANVQAQMAVSDQQISNLGKDQVRINKMLTDGAATPKQKDDVEGQIALAHKQKNASASQLQSIRKQADAVKAQINVLNDKIRNAFIKAPVNGTILEKYAEMGEFSVPGKAICKMADLESLILRVYISENQLASVKIGQKVKVNIDAGDDKMKELPGQIEWIASQAEFTPKIIQTREERVKLVYAVKIRVQNDGSLKIGMPGEVKF, translated from the coding sequence ATGAAAAAACTACTCATACTTCCGCTGTTGGTATTAGCCGCTTGTTCGGGTAAAAAGGATCTTCCTGACGCTTATGGAAACTTTGAAACAGATGAAATTACCATATCTTCCGAGAATGGAGGCAAAATTGTCGATCTTCGTATCCACGAAGGAAGCGATATCAAAGCTGGTGACATTATCGCCATCACCGATACAGTGAATCTAAATCTCCAACGTCAACAATTGCTGGCACAAACCCAATCGGTCGAAGCACAATTAGCCAACGTGCAAGCTCAAATGGCTGTTTCTGACCAGCAAATTAGCAATCTCGGCAAAGATCAGGTACGCATCAATAAAATGTTGACCGATGGTGCTGCTACCCCAAAACAAAAAGATGATGTTGAAGGACAAATTGCTCTGGCACACAAACAAAAAAATGCATCCGCGTCACAGCTTCAGTCCATTCGCAAACAGGCAGATGCTGTAAAAGCTCAAATCAACGTGTTAAACGACAAAATCCGTAACGCATTTATAAAGGCGCCTGTCAACGGAACTATTCTGGAGAAATATGCCGAAATGGGGGAATTCTCGGTTCCTGGAAAAGCAATCTGCAAAATGGCTGATTTGGAGTCTCTGATTCTCCGGGTATATATCAGCGAAAATCAACTTGCCTCCGTCAAAATCGGACAAAAAGTGAAGGTTAATATTGATGCCGGAGATGATAAAATGAAGGAACTGCCGGGACAGATCGAATGGATTGCTTCTCAGGCTGAGTTTACTCCTAAAATCATCCAGACCCGTGAAGAACGTGTCAAACTGGTCTATGCCGTTAAAATACGGGTGCAAAATGATGGTTCGTTGAAGATTGGAATGCCGGGAGAGGTAAAATTCTAG
- a CDS encoding TetR/AcrR family transcriptional regulator, whose protein sequence is MNKDISTEEKILEAARQVFYRKGMDGARMQEIADEAGINKALLHYYFRSKEKLFEAVFQEVIKGFFRSIEKTLYAELPLTEKAEFIVERYITMIESNPFVPQFIISEINRNPQMLRNVMMSEKLNPQTLVNVFGKPNDENQQSKYDPRQMVISLLGMVIFPYAARNLLQMIYFDGDEAEYSKFLTDRKEFVKTMILKMLTT, encoded by the coding sequence ATGAACAAAGATATCAGTACAGAAGAAAAAATTCTGGAAGCAGCCCGTCAGGTGTTCTACCGCAAAGGTATGGATGGGGCGCGTATGCAGGAAATAGCCGATGAGGCCGGAATTAACAAGGCGCTGCTCCATTATTATTTCAGGAGTAAAGAGAAATTGTTTGAAGCTGTCTTTCAGGAAGTAATCAAAGGATTCTTCCGTTCGATCGAGAAAACGCTTTATGCAGAACTGCCACTAACCGAGAAAGCCGAGTTTATTGTCGAACGCTACATTACGATGATCGAAAGCAACCCGTTTGTTCCTCAATTTATCATCAGCGAAATCAACCGGAATCCGCAAATGCTTCGAAACGTAATGATGAGCGAAAAACTAAATCCACAAACCCTTGTCAATGTTTTTGGAAAACCAAATGATGAAAATCAGCAATCCAAATACGATCCCCGACAAATGGTTATCAGCCTTCTGGGAATGGTGATATTTCCGTATGCTGCCCGTAACCTCTTGCAAATGATTTACTTTGATGGAGATGAGGCGGAATATTCAAAGTTCCTGACTGACCGGAAAGAATTTGTAAAAACCATGATATTAAAAATGTTGACAACATGA
- a CDS encoding ABC transporter permease: protein MKRFYAFVKKEFLHIFRDRRTLVILFGIPIVQLLLFGYALSSEVRDVKVAVADFSKDELSRKITNQIAASPWFQLVTVTDNPAQYEELLRSGQAKEIIVFEPKFAQKLTHQGKVSVQLIADASEPNTAQLVVNYTTAIINSNMQATAAKLSIKPDIDIKTRMLYNENMKDAFNFIPGLMAMILMLISAMMTAITIAREKEMGTMEILLASPLKPIQIILGKVTPYMILSILNAIVIVGLGTFLFGLPIRGELMLLMFEVLLYIFLALSLGIMISTIAANQMVAMAISGFVLMLPSILLSGFIFPIKNMPLPLQVVAQAMPPRWFVETVRMVMLKGADLTLVWKHTLIMIGFSVLFIVISMKKFKVRL from the coding sequence ATGAAACGATTTTACGCTTTTGTCAAAAAGGAGTTTCTCCATATTTTCCGCGATAGACGGACTTTGGTTATCCTTTTCGGGATTCCCATTGTGCAACTGTTGCTTTTCGGTTATGCACTTTCGAGTGAGGTAAGGGACGTAAAAGTAGCGGTGGCCGATTTTTCCAAAGATGAACTATCGCGCAAGATTACCAACCAGATTGCAGCCTCTCCCTGGTTTCAGCTGGTTACCGTAACGGATAATCCCGCCCAATACGAAGAGCTTTTGCGTAGCGGTCAAGCCAAAGAGATCATCGTCTTTGAGCCAAAGTTTGCTCAAAAGCTGACTCATCAGGGTAAAGTATCCGTGCAATTGATTGCCGATGCTTCTGAGCCAAACACAGCACAGCTGGTAGTCAATTATACTACGGCGATCATCAACAGCAATATGCAGGCTACGGCAGCAAAACTGTCGATCAAACCGGACATTGACATCAAGACCCGCATGCTCTATAATGAAAACATGAAGGATGCCTTCAACTTCATCCCGGGATTGATGGCAATGATCCTGATGCTGATTTCTGCTATGATGACAGCCATCACCATTGCCCGCGAAAAAGAGATGGGAACGATGGAGATCCTCCTCGCCTCTCCGTTAAAACCGATTCAAATCATCCTGGGCAAGGTCACACCTTACATGATTCTTTCCATTCTGAATGCGATTGTGATTGTCGGGTTGGGGACATTCCTCTTTGGCCTTCCTATTCGGGGTGAACTGATGTTATTGATGTTTGAGGTGTTACTGTATATCTTCCTGGCATTGAGCCTGGGGATTATGATTTCAACGATCGCAGCGAATCAGATGGTGGCGATGGCGATTTCGGGATTTGTATTAATGCTTCCCTCTATCCTTTTGTCCGGGTTTATCTTCCCGATAAAAAACATGCCGCTTCCATTGCAGGTAGTCGCTCAGGCAATGCCTCCCCGTTGGTTTGTGGAAACGGTACGCATGGTAATGCTCAAAGGGGCGGACCTGACGTTGGTTTGGAAACATACATTGATTATGATCGGTTTTTCCGTATTGTTTATTGTAATCAGTATGAAGAAATTTAAGGTGAGATTATGA
- a CDS encoding ABC transporter ATP-binding protein, which yields MTQDTVISVKNMVKKFGNFVANDNLNFEVHRGEIFGFLGANGAGKTTAIRILCGLSTPTSGEMKVAGFDIYKETEKIKKNIGYMSQKFSLYEDLTIHENIRFYGGVYGIPPSERKKKTTEMLDRLGLTPYADRKIGDLPLGWKQKLAFSIAILHDPHIVFLDEPTGGVDPVTRRQFWNLIYEAIQKGITVFVTTHYMDEAEYCDRISIMNEGKIVALDTPENLKKQYNAKNMDEVFLKIAR from the coding sequence ATGACCCAAGATACAGTCATTTCAGTCAAAAATATGGTGAAAAAATTTGGCAATTTCGTGGCCAATGACAATCTCAACTTTGAAGTTCACCGGGGAGAAATCTTCGGATTTCTGGGAGCCAATGGTGCCGGAAAGACCACGGCTATCCGTATCCTTTGCGGCCTCTCTACTCCTACTTCCGGTGAAATGAAAGTGGCCGGATTTGATATATATAAAGAGACCGAAAAGATCAAAAAGAATATCGGCTACATGAGCCAGAAGTTTTCTCTCTATGAAGACCTGACCATTCATGAAAATATCCGATTCTACGGTGGAGTTTATGGAATACCACCTTCTGAACGGAAGAAAAAAACAACAGAAATGCTCGATCGTCTTGGTCTGACACCCTATGCCGACCGCAAAATCGGAGACCTGCCATTGGGCTGGAAACAAAAGCTGGCTTTTTCCATTGCTATTCTGCATGATCCGCATATTGTGTTTCTCGATGAACCCACCGGAGGGGTTGACCCTGTCACCCGCCGTCAATTCTGGAATCTGATCTATGAAGCGATACAAAAGGGCATCACCGTTTTTGTCACCACACACTACATGGATGAAGCAGAGTATTGCGACCGGATTTCTATCATGAACGAAGGAAAAATCGTAGCGCTGGACACACCGGAGAATCTGAAGAAGCAGTACAATGCAAAGAACATGGATGAGGTGTTTCTGAAGATTGCGAGGTAA